The proteins below come from a single Rosa rugosa chromosome 2, drRosRugo1.1, whole genome shotgun sequence genomic window:
- the LOC133734020 gene encoding uncharacterized protein LOC133734020 isoform X1, giving the protein MATEQEISQALEALIHASDAPTFATLNDVVQQLQSKLGGHDLSHKADFIRAQIHYLLQSHPPPPTPPPPQPQPQPPKDHFALQQNPNYHPPPSAFQTFASHPPQLPSPKPKPKPEPSTTPVPASVSASDPPPKDGAKPKPKRKGGPGGLNKLCGVSPELQVIVGHPTLPRTEIVKQLWAYIRKHNLQDPGNKRKIICNDELRLVFETDCTDMFKMNKLLAKHIIALEPSKQPVPKKPKVVADSGTKSSQSGPSVIISEALANFFGVGGREMLQSEVLQRIWEYIKVNRLEDPLNPMAILCDAKLQDIFGCESISALGIPEVLARHHIFRRS; this is encoded by the exons atggcgACAGAGCAAGAGATATCGCAAGCTTTAGAAGCCCTGATCCACGCCTCCGACGCCCCGACGTTCGCCACTCTAAACGACGTCGTGCAGCAGCTCCAGTCCAAGCTCGGCGGCCACGACCTCTCGCACAAGGCCGACTTCATTCGGGCCCAGATCCACTACCTTCTCCAATCCCACCCGCCACCACCAACTCCCCCTCCTCCCCAGCCTCAACCTCAACCTCCTAAAGACCATTTTGCCCTCCAGCAAAACCCCAATTACCACCCGCCTCCCTCCGCCTTCCAGACCTTCGCCTCCCACCCTCCTCAACTTCCTTctcccaagcccaagcccaagcccgaGCCCAGCACTACTCCCGTACCCGCATCCGTTTCCGCCTCCGACCCGCCGCCTAAGGATGG CGCTAAACCTAAACCAAAGAGAAAAGGAGGCCCGGGGGGTCTAAACAAACTTTGTGGTGTTTCGCCCGAACTACAGGTCATTGTTGGCCATCCAACTCTTCCAAGGACTGAG ATTGTGAAGCAACTGTGGGCTTACATAAGAAAACACAACCTCCAAGACCCCGGTAACAAGAGGAAAATTATTTGCAATGATGAGCTGCGGTTGGTTTTCGAGACAGACTGTACTGATATGTTTAAGATGAACAAATTGCTGGCTAAACATATCATTGCACTTGAACCTTCAA AACAGCCAGTTCCCAAGAAGCCCAAGGTTGTCGCGGACTCTGGAACAAAGAGTTCCCAGTCAGGTCCTTCTGTGATAATATCTGAAGCACTTGCAAATTTTTTTGGTGTTGGTGGGAGGGAGATGCTCCAGTCTGAGGTTTTGCAACGAATATGGGAATACATAAAGGTCAACCGTCTGGAG GATCCTCTGAATCCAATGGCTATTCTATGTGATGCAAAGCTTCAAGATATCTTTGGTTGTGAAAGCATCTCTGCATTGGGAATACCTGAAGTGTTGGCACGTCATCACATATTCAGGAGATCATGA
- the LOC133734020 gene encoding uncharacterized protein LOC133734020 isoform X3, producing MATEQEISQALEALIHASDAPTFATLNDVVQQLQSKLGGHDLSHKADFIRAQIHYLLQSHPPPPTPPPPQPQPQPPKDHFALQQNPNYHPPPSAFQTFASHPPQLPSPKPKPKPEPSTTPVPASVSASDPPPKDGAKPKPKRKGGPGGLNKLCGVSPELQVIVGHPTLPRTEIVKQLWAYIRKHNLQDPGNKRKIICNDELRLVFETDCTDMFKMNKLLAKHIIALEPSTSSQEAQGCRGLWNKEFPVRSFCDNI from the exons atggcgACAGAGCAAGAGATATCGCAAGCTTTAGAAGCCCTGATCCACGCCTCCGACGCCCCGACGTTCGCCACTCTAAACGACGTCGTGCAGCAGCTCCAGTCCAAGCTCGGCGGCCACGACCTCTCGCACAAGGCCGACTTCATTCGGGCCCAGATCCACTACCTTCTCCAATCCCACCCGCCACCACCAACTCCCCCTCCTCCCCAGCCTCAACCTCAACCTCCTAAAGACCATTTTGCCCTCCAGCAAAACCCCAATTACCACCCGCCTCCCTCCGCCTTCCAGACCTTCGCCTCCCACCCTCCTCAACTTCCTTctcccaagcccaagcccaagcccgaGCCCAGCACTACTCCCGTACCCGCATCCGTTTCCGCCTCCGACCCGCCGCCTAAGGATGG CGCTAAACCTAAACCAAAGAGAAAAGGAGGCCCGGGGGGTCTAAACAAACTTTGTGGTGTTTCGCCCGAACTACAGGTCATTGTTGGCCATCCAACTCTTCCAAGGACTGAG ATTGTGAAGCAACTGTGGGCTTACATAAGAAAACACAACCTCCAAGACCCCGGTAACAAGAGGAAAATTATTTGCAATGATGAGCTGCGGTTGGTTTTCGAGACAGACTGTACTGATATGTTTAAGATGAACAAATTGCTGGCTAAACATATCATTGCACTTGAACCTTCAA CCAGTTCCCAAGAAGCCCAAGGTTGTCGCGGACTCTGGAACAAAGAGTTCCCAGTCAGGTCCTTCTGTGATAATATCTGA
- the LOC133734020 gene encoding uncharacterized protein LOC133734020 isoform X2: MATEQEISQALEALIHASDAPTFATLNDVVQQLQSKLGGHDLSHKADFIRAQIHYLLQSHPPPPTPPPPQPQPQPPKDHFALQQNPNYHPPPSAFQTFASHPPQLPSPKPKPKPEPSTTPVPASVSASDPPPKDGAKPKPKRKGGPGGLNKLCGVSPELQVIVGHPTLPRTEIVKQLWAYIRKHNLQDPGNKRKIICNDELRLVFETDCTDMFKMNKLLAKHIIALEPSKQPVPKKPKVVADSGTKSSQSGPSVIISEALANFFGVGGREMLQSEVLQRIWEYIKVNRLEL, encoded by the exons atggcgACAGAGCAAGAGATATCGCAAGCTTTAGAAGCCCTGATCCACGCCTCCGACGCCCCGACGTTCGCCACTCTAAACGACGTCGTGCAGCAGCTCCAGTCCAAGCTCGGCGGCCACGACCTCTCGCACAAGGCCGACTTCATTCGGGCCCAGATCCACTACCTTCTCCAATCCCACCCGCCACCACCAACTCCCCCTCCTCCCCAGCCTCAACCTCAACCTCCTAAAGACCATTTTGCCCTCCAGCAAAACCCCAATTACCACCCGCCTCCCTCCGCCTTCCAGACCTTCGCCTCCCACCCTCCTCAACTTCCTTctcccaagcccaagcccaagcccgaGCCCAGCACTACTCCCGTACCCGCATCCGTTTCCGCCTCCGACCCGCCGCCTAAGGATGG CGCTAAACCTAAACCAAAGAGAAAAGGAGGCCCGGGGGGTCTAAACAAACTTTGTGGTGTTTCGCCCGAACTACAGGTCATTGTTGGCCATCCAACTCTTCCAAGGACTGAG ATTGTGAAGCAACTGTGGGCTTACATAAGAAAACACAACCTCCAAGACCCCGGTAACAAGAGGAAAATTATTTGCAATGATGAGCTGCGGTTGGTTTTCGAGACAGACTGTACTGATATGTTTAAGATGAACAAATTGCTGGCTAAACATATCATTGCACTTGAACCTTCAA AACAGCCAGTTCCCAAGAAGCCCAAGGTTGTCGCGGACTCTGGAACAAAGAGTTCCCAGTCAGGTCCTTCTGTGATAATATCTGAAGCACTTGCAAATTTTTTTGGTGTTGGTGGGAGGGAGATGCTCCAGTCTGAGGTTTTGCAACGAATATGGGAATACATAAAGGTCAACCGTCTGGAG TTGTAG